In Lacibacter sp. H407, a genomic segment contains:
- a CDS encoding shikimate kinase, producing MRYFITGFMGSGKTYWGKLWSEKYGLKFYDLDEEIEKREGKSVTAIFEEKGEEAFRQMEKETLCTYMKLDNFILSCGGGAPCFHNNMKRMNEHGITIYIKSTVQQLVERLHVEKETRPLIAGMDDEVLAQFIEAKLAERQSCYHQAMYHLPAEFMSLDNFYKIIRRNG from the coding sequence ATGCGTTATTTCATTACCGGATTTATGGGCAGCGGAAAAACTTACTGGGGTAAACTATGGAGCGAAAAATATGGTTTGAAATTTTACGATCTTGATGAAGAAATTGAAAAGCGTGAAGGCAAATCAGTAACAGCCATTTTTGAAGAAAAGGGAGAAGAAGCGTTCAGGCAAATGGAAAAAGAAACGCTGTGTACTTACATGAAGCTGGATAATTTTATTTTAAGCTGTGGGGGAGGAGCCCCTTGTTTTCATAACAACATGAAGCGGATGAATGAACACGGCATTACCATCTATATTAAAAGTACCGTACAGCAATTGGTTGAGCGGTTGCATGTTGAAAAAGAAACCCGTCCGTTGATAGCAGGTATGGATGATGAAGTGTTGGCCCAGTTCATTGAAGCAAAACTTGCAGAACGTCAAAGCTGCTATCATCAGGCTATGTATCATTTGCCAGCTGAATTTATGAGTTTGGATAACTTTTATAAAATTATACGACGGAATGGATAA
- a CDS encoding DUF423 domain-containing protein, with translation MDKRFLSISFLLGALAVALGAFGAHALKEMVDEHAIETYQTGVQYHFYHVIALAITGLLLKSGTNDWYKRAGYLFITGIIIFSGSLYAMTFLKAASVEGVGWLGAITPLGGICFITGWLCLLMGVKTLPKS, from the coding sequence ATGGATAAGCGTTTTTTATCGATCAGCTTTTTACTTGGGGCATTGGCTGTTGCATTGGGTGCGTTTGGTGCACATGCATTGAAAGAAATGGTAGACGAACATGCAATCGAAACTTATCAAACAGGTGTACAATATCATTTCTATCATGTAATTGCCCTGGCAATAACAGGCTTGCTATTAAAAAGTGGAACGAATGATTGGTACAAGCGTGCTGGTTACTTATTTATAACCGGCATTATTATTTTCAGTGGTTCATTGTATGCTATGACGTTTTTAAAAGCTGCTTCAGTTGAAGGTGTTGGCTGGTTAGGTGCCATTACTCCGCTTGGTGGTATTTGTTTTATTACTGGCTGGTTGTGTTTGTTGATGGGCGTAAAAACATTACCGAAATCCTAA
- a CDS encoding sensor histidine kinase — protein MIDSKVYLLFWINNDEDKPRDFFITPGIYAKECVLFTRINNDFPWKEIPEQIDPDKNEDAYRYFTIQPGVEMQILVRSRYAKTNIITLNPYLINPIFFEAHVNNIHTNWYGVNTFTYVLCGLLLMMLLYSLANYVQNYKRAFLYYSIYALCMAVLLFLKAALYKRSTPFNFFNEEYLDYFLQMLGYIFYIGFTRMFLDTPKKFPTLNKMFIIAEVVLGVFLIIFSVFYFTNSPYNNLAFVENASKFFLIFLGLMYIILGIVKRNRLMNYLLAGNVSNLLMGAFSQYLILVPTTNIVPATGLFRQSLVYFEVGIFLELIFFLLGLVYKNKIELIEKVKMDEAIKQEAEKQEYEKQIAVLSAQQDERSRISADMHDELGSGVTAIRLLSEIARQKTKAQPIDEISRISYNANELMTKMNAIIWSMNPGNDTVNSLVAYIRSYASEYLDNFDMEYHINVPSEVPNTMISGVKRRNIFLVLKESINNVMKHAAATEVTISIQFNHQMIIEISDNGKGINTEQLNQFGNGLKNMQRRMESIGGNFSIYNNNGTTVKMEIPF, from the coding sequence ATGATCGATTCAAAAGTGTACCTGCTTTTTTGGATCAACAATGATGAAGACAAACCCCGTGATTTTTTTATCACGCCAGGTATCTATGCAAAAGAATGTGTACTCTTTACAAGAATAAATAATGATTTTCCCTGGAAAGAAATTCCAGAGCAAATTGATCCTGATAAAAATGAAGATGCCTACCGCTATTTCACCATACAACCGGGAGTGGAAATGCAGATACTGGTACGGAGCCGTTATGCAAAAACCAATATCATTACCCTTAATCCCTACCTCATCAATCCAATCTTTTTTGAGGCCCATGTAAATAATATTCACACCAACTGGTATGGCGTAAACACATTTACCTATGTACTTTGCGGCCTTTTACTGATGATGTTGCTGTACTCTCTTGCAAACTATGTACAGAATTACAAACGGGCTTTTCTTTACTATTCCATCTATGCTTTATGCATGGCAGTCTTGTTGTTTTTAAAGGCAGCACTTTATAAACGATCAACACCATTCAATTTTTTTAATGAAGAGTACCTCGATTATTTTTTGCAAATGCTGGGGTATATTTTCTACATCGGTTTTACCCGTATGTTTCTTGATACGCCTAAAAAATTTCCTACACTCAATAAAATGTTCATTATTGCAGAAGTAGTTTTGGGTGTATTTCTTATCATTTTTTCGGTTTTTTACTTTACAAATTCACCTTACAACAACCTCGCATTTGTTGAAAACGCCAGCAAATTTTTTCTCATTTTTCTAGGTCTGATGTATATTATTCTGGGGATTGTGAAACGAAACCGGCTGATGAATTACCTGTTGGCTGGCAACGTATCAAATCTGCTGATGGGCGCTTTCTCACAATACCTCATCCTTGTGCCAACAACTAACATTGTACCCGCTACCGGTTTGTTCCGTCAATCGCTGGTGTACTTTGAAGTGGGAATATTTCTTGAACTCATATTCTTTCTGCTTGGTCTTGTTTATAAAAACAAAATTGAACTGATTGAAAAAGTAAAGATGGATGAAGCCATTAAACAAGAAGCGGAAAAACAGGAATACGAAAAACAAATCGCTGTATTGAGCGCCCAACAGGATGAACGAAGCAGAATTTCGGCTGATATGCACGATGAGTTAGGGAGCGGTGTTACTGCCATTCGTTTGCTGAGCGAAATTGCACGGCAGAAAACCAAAGCACAACCAATTGATGAAATTTCCCGCATATCCTACAACGCAAATGAACTGATGACCAAAATGAATGCGATCATCTGGAGTATGAACCCTGGTAATGATACAGTGAATAGTCTTGTAGCCTATATCCGTTCATATGCCTCTGAATACTTAGATAATTTCGATATGGAGTATCATATCAATGTTCCTTCTGAAGTTCCCAATACAATGATATCGGGTGTAAAACGAAGAAATATTTTTCTTGTATTGAAAGAATCGATCAACAACGTAATGAAGCATGCGGCCGCAACAGAAGTAACCATCAGCATTCAGTTCAATCATCAAATGATCATTGAGATCAGCGATAATGGCAAAGGAATTAACACGGAGCAACTCAATCAATTTGGCAATGGATTAAAAAACATGCAGCGACGTATGGAAAGTATAGGAGGAAACTTTTCTATTTACAATAACAATGGAACAACAGTAAAAATGGAAATTCCTTTTTAG
- a CDS encoding FtsK/SpoIIIE family DNA translocase, with protein MAGNRSKEKKKKGNPEQLKQEKEEQVTMKELVKDERTHKITGIAFLITSLVLFIAFTSYLFTWKEDQDKVLRYATGVLFNEEMQVNNLLGRFGAWISHLFFYKGFGVASYLVCTFFFIVGANFLFGKKLFSMARNLKYVLVGLLVLPVFFSFFMQGFGFPWGGAFGNYASGWLSGFVGTTGTGLILSLAAVSYFIWRFNPVFNLPAKKQKQPVVDPLPEEITQPLVIDLVEDKQANNQLKKESAFTAPTFPEDDANPLHEFSVIEKEELAKEQINVYAPPVADEPKVEMEIPVIEKPRKSAKDELAESDLALEIKNAEPEEEEDEETPSEKKVVENLPPYDPFLDLKDYKFPSLNLLENHGSEKIVQDPHELENYKNQIINTLRNYDIEIQKIFATVGPTVTLYEIVPAAGVRISRIKNLEDDIALSLAALGIRIIAPIPGKGTIGIEVPNVKKTVVSMKTLLASEKFQHNNFGLPIAIGKKIDNENFIVDLTTMPHLLMAGATGQGKSVGLNAILVSLLYKKHPSQLKLVLVDPKKVELSLYRHIEKHFLAKLPGEEEAIITDTKKVINTLNALCIEMDNRYDLLKEAGCRNLREYNEKFVARKLNPQKGHQYLPFIVLVVDEFADLIMTAGKEVEMPIARLAQLARAVGIHLIIATQRPSVNIITGTIKANFPARIAFKVSSKVDSRTILDTGGAEQLIGKGDMLISYNGELTRLQCAFVDTPEVDDIVSFISKQRGYPQAFLLPEYIDEKELESKDFDLSDRDPLFEDAARLIVQNQVGSTSLLQRRMKLGYNRAGRLMDQLEAAGIVGGSQGSKARDVLIKTEAELDQHLEMMG; from the coding sequence ATGGCTGGAAACCGCTCGAAGGAAAAGAAGAAAAAGGGTAACCCTGAACAACTGAAGCAGGAAAAGGAGGAGCAGGTAACGATGAAGGAACTGGTGAAGGATGAACGAACGCATAAGATCACCGGCATTGCTTTCCTGATCACTTCGCTTGTATTGTTCATTGCATTTACTTCCTACCTGTTTACCTGGAAAGAAGATCAGGATAAAGTGTTGCGCTATGCAACCGGGGTATTATTCAATGAAGAAATGCAGGTAAATAATTTGCTTGGTCGTTTTGGTGCATGGATATCGCACCTGTTTTTTTATAAAGGCTTTGGTGTTGCATCTTACCTCGTTTGCACATTCTTTTTTATTGTAGGCGCTAACTTCCTTTTTGGAAAGAAGTTGTTTTCTATGGCCCGTAATCTCAAATATGTATTGGTAGGGTTGTTGGTTCTTCCGGTTTTCTTTTCCTTTTTTATGCAGGGATTTGGCTTTCCGTGGGGTGGTGCTTTTGGTAATTATGCTTCCGGTTGGTTAAGTGGATTTGTTGGTACAACTGGTACCGGACTTATCCTTTCTTTAGCGGCTGTTTCTTATTTCATCTGGCGCTTCAATCCTGTATTTAATCTGCCTGCTAAGAAACAAAAACAACCTGTTGTTGATCCGCTTCCTGAAGAAATAACCCAGCCTTTGGTGATCGATCTGGTTGAAGATAAACAAGCAAATAATCAGCTTAAAAAAGAATCGGCTTTTACAGCACCAACGTTTCCTGAAGATGATGCAAATCCTTTACACGAATTTTCGGTGATTGAAAAGGAAGAGTTAGCAAAGGAGCAAATAAATGTGTATGCACCTCCGGTTGCAGATGAACCAAAAGTAGAAATGGAGATTCCGGTTATTGAGAAGCCGAGAAAATCTGCTAAAGATGAATTAGCAGAAAGTGATTTGGCGCTGGAGATAAAAAATGCTGAGCCGGAAGAAGAAGAAGACGAGGAAACGCCTTCAGAAAAAAAGGTGGTTGAAAACCTGCCTCCGTATGATCCGTTTCTTGATCTGAAAGATTATAAGTTTCCATCGTTGAATTTATTGGAGAATCACGGTAGCGAAAAAATTGTGCAAGATCCGCATGAATTGGAGAACTACAAGAACCAGATCATTAATACGCTTCGCAACTACGATATTGAAATTCAAAAAATATTTGCAACCGTTGGTCCTACAGTTACATTGTATGAAATTGTACCGGCAGCTGGTGTGCGGATATCACGTATTAAAAATCTGGAAGATGATATTGCATTAAGTCTTGCTGCATTGGGCATACGTATCATTGCACCAATCCCCGGTAAAGGAACAATTGGTATTGAAGTGCCGAATGTAAAGAAGACAGTGGTGAGTATGAAAACATTGTTAGCGTCTGAAAAATTTCAGCATAACAATTTTGGGTTGCCTATTGCTATTGGTAAAAAGATCGACAATGAAAATTTCATTGTTGACTTAACCACCATGCCGCACTTGCTAATGGCGGGTGCAACGGGTCAAGGTAAATCGGTTGGATTAAATGCTATTCTTGTTTCCTTGTTGTACAAAAAGCATCCATCACAATTGAAATTGGTGTTGGTTGATCCTAAGAAAGTGGAGTTGAGTTTGTATCGTCACATTGAAAAACATTTTCTTGCGAAACTCCCAGGCGAAGAAGAAGCGATCATTACAGATACTAAGAAAGTAATCAATACATTGAATGCATTGTGTATTGAAATGGATAACCGTTACGACCTGTTAAAAGAAGCGGGTTGCCGTAATTTACGTGAATACAATGAAAAGTTTGTAGCACGTAAACTCAATCCCCAAAAAGGTCATCAATACCTGCCGTTTATTGTATTGGTTGTGGATGAATTTGCCGACCTGATCATGACGGCTGGTAAAGAAGTTGAAATGCCGATTGCCCGTTTGGCACAGTTGGCCCGTGCTGTTGGTATTCACCTGATCATTGCCACACAACGCCCTTCTGTAAATATTATCACCGGAACCATCAAAGCCAACTTCCCAGCAAGGATTGCGTTTAAGGTATCGTCTAAAGTCGATAGTCGTACCATTCTTGATACGGGTGGTGCAGAGCAGTTGATTGGTAAAGGAGACATGCTCATCAGTTATAATGGAGAGCTTACCCGTTTGCAATGTGCGTTTGTTGATACACCTGAGGTCGATGATATCGTTTCTTTTATCAGCAAGCAACGTGGTTATCCGCAGGCGTTCCTCCTGCCGGAGTATATTGATGAGAAGGAGCTGGAGAGTAAAGATTTTGACCTGAGCGACCGTGATCCGTTATTTGAAGATGCGGCACGATTGATCGTACAGAATCAGGTTGGTTCTACCTCATTGCTCCAACGCCGTATGAAGCTGGGTTACAACAGGGCAGGGCGTTTAATGGATCAGTTGGAGGCTGCCGGTATAGTTGGTGGAAGCCAGGGAAGCAAAGCAAGAGATGTGCTTATTAAAACCGAAGCTGAGCTCGATCAGCACCTTGAAATGATGGGATAA
- a CDS encoding LolA family protein, which translates to MKPVLLIVAIVLTSMSGMGQTSNMGKSDPEAKKVLDAVSAKFKTFKAVQALFSFKNEDAKGKVLGIKKGTVYTKGTKYRVTITGAQDIFCDGVNIWTYDKSVNEVTISKYDQSQSSITPQKIFTNFYDKDFLYKLNGDKKEAGKTLQEIELTPFDKTKSFFKVIVWVDKAAKTIYSMKVLEKSGNKYTYTVSSLNGKAAIADAQFAFDKAKYPGVEVVDLR; encoded by the coding sequence ATGAAACCAGTTTTATTAATTGTTGCCATCGTTCTCACAAGCATGTCCGGTATGGGGCAAACTTCCAATATGGGTAAAAGCGACCCTGAGGCAAAGAAAGTATTGGATGCTGTAAGTGCAAAATTCAAAACGTTTAAAGCTGTACAAGCTTTGTTCTCGTTTAAAAATGAAGACGCAAAAGGGAAAGTATTAGGTATTAAAAAAGGTACAGTTTACACAAAAGGAACTAAGTATCGTGTAACCATTACAGGCGCACAGGATATATTTTGCGATGGTGTGAATATCTGGACATACGATAAATCAGTAAATGAAGTAACGATCTCTAAATACGATCAGTCGCAAAGTTCGATCACACCACAAAAGATTTTTACCAATTTTTATGATAAAGATTTTCTTTATAAGTTGAATGGTGATAAGAAAGAAGCAGGAAAAACATTACAGGAAATTGAGTTAACACCTTTCGATAAAACAAAGTCGTTTTTTAAAGTAATTGTTTGGGTTGATAAGGCTGCCAAAACAATTTACAGTATGAAGGTGTTGGAGAAAAGCGGTAATAAATACACATACACCGTTTCTTCACTCAATGGAAAAGCTGCAATAGCCGATGCTCAATTTGCATTCGACAAAGCAAAATATCCGGGTGTTGAAGTAGTTGATCTTCGATAA
- a CDS encoding T9SS type B sorting domain-containing protein gives MNWISKTYLILTCFLLSTLSTFAQIDTEFWFAAPDISSSTGLDQPAFLRIASFKEAGTITISQPAAGGLPTQVINLPANSSASIDLTAWLGSIECGPGNAVQNKGIRIVSTAQISVYYEVNHTSRNPELFVLKGKNALGNDFFISSQNAGPNTSTHNPLPYSSFNIVASDDNTSVTITPSKNIVGHAAGVPFTITLNRGQTYAAIATSQAAAEHLGGSRVTSTKPIAITLADDLATSPGYACADLIGDQTIPTNIIGTEYVATKGYLLGTQEKIYITATTNATTVSQDGIVVATINAGQSFQANLSNSSTYIVASNPVYVYQISGIGCELGGAILPPVKCTGSLAATYTRSSSRANYLNVLVRAGGESFFKVNGSSSVITATNFTPVPGSANQWLSASILLSNSISALNAPVTITNSRTFFHLGVLIGNDREGTAFGFFSSFNNNYANASTKTPLICDGGRIELFADTLLTATYQWAGPNNFISNQQNPVITNASVLSAGKYYLTVSLPGCGNQLDSVTIGIGGSKTSAVSQTICEGDTLEGYTTTGVYIDTLRTALGCDSIRTLTLTVLPKSVLTITETICEGDSFLGYNQTGTYIDTLVAANGCDSIRTLNLTVLPSSRTTLVETICQGQTYLGYSIAGTYVDTLVAANGCDSIRTLVLNVDTQPRPNLGPNKELCTGDTLELYPGLFSAYLWQDNSTNDRLVVNQTGTYSVTVTNACGSASDEVMIRSVDCVILFPNAFTPNGDGRNDQFKILNAFNLQDYSLSVYNRWGQMVYSSTDFRQGWNGEVKGKPQDPGTFVYFCKYIKDNIPVTTKGSFILIR, from the coding sequence ATGAATTGGATAAGTAAAACCTATTTAATACTAACCTGCTTTCTGCTTTCAACTCTCAGCACCTTTGCACAGATTGATACTGAATTTTGGTTTGCTGCACCGGACATTTCATCAAGCACCGGTCTTGACCAGCCTGCTTTCTTGCGTATTGCGTCTTTCAAAGAAGCTGGCACCATAACAATTTCTCAACCTGCCGCAGGAGGACTGCCCACACAAGTAATTAATCTGCCAGCTAACTCGAGTGCATCCATCGATTTAACAGCATGGTTAGGTTCAATTGAATGCGGACCTGGTAATGCAGTGCAGAATAAAGGGATACGAATTGTTTCTACAGCACAGATATCCGTTTATTACGAAGTGAACCACACGAGTCGTAATCCTGAGTTATTTGTATTGAAGGGAAAGAATGCGTTGGGGAATGATTTCTTTATCTCATCGCAGAATGCAGGACCAAACACGTCAACACATAACCCCTTACCTTACTCTTCATTCAATATTGTTGCATCGGATGATAATACATCAGTAACTATTACACCTTCAAAAAATATTGTTGGGCATGCTGCAGGTGTACCATTTACGATCACACTTAACCGAGGTCAAACATATGCAGCCATTGCTACTTCACAGGCAGCAGCGGAGCATTTAGGAGGTTCCAGAGTTACATCAACCAAACCGATAGCCATAACGTTAGCTGATGATCTGGCAACATCACCTGGTTATGCCTGTGCTGATTTGATTGGTGATCAAACCATTCCTACCAATATCATAGGCACGGAATATGTTGCGACAAAAGGTTATTTATTAGGCACGCAGGAAAAAATCTATATTACTGCAACTACCAATGCTACAACAGTATCGCAAGATGGGATTGTAGTTGCTACTATAAATGCAGGGCAGTCATTTCAGGCAAATCTTTCTAATTCATCAACATATATTGTGGCTTCAAATCCGGTTTATGTGTATCAGATCTCCGGTATTGGCTGTGAATTAGGAGGTGCTATATTGCCACCAGTAAAATGTACCGGTAGTTTGGCTGCAACATATACCAGAAGCAGCAGTCGTGCAAATTATCTAAATGTATTGGTGAGAGCCGGAGGCGAATCTTTCTTTAAAGTGAATGGTAGCAGCAGTGTTATTACTGCAACAAATTTTACCCCCGTACCTGGCTCGGCAAATCAATGGCTGTCAGCAAGCATCTTATTATCGAATTCGATTTCAGCATTAAACGCCCCTGTTACAATCACAAACTCCCGTACGTTCTTTCACTTAGGTGTACTGATCGGAAATGACAGAGAAGGAACTGCATTTGGTTTCTTCAGCAGCTTTAATAACAACTATGCGAATGCAAGTACAAAGACTCCACTTATTTGTGATGGTGGAAGGATTGAACTGTTTGCTGACACATTGCTTACCGCAACTTACCAATGGGCGGGACCAAATAATTTCATCAGCAACCAACAAAACCCTGTTATTACAAACGCATCTGTTTTGAGTGCAGGTAAATATTATTTGACCGTATCGCTGCCTGGTTGCGGCAACCAGCTTGATTCTGTCACAATTGGAATTGGTGGCAGTAAAACTTCGGCTGTAAGCCAAACAATTTGCGAAGGCGATACACTGGAGGGTTATACCACAACGGGCGTATACATCGATACATTAAGAACAGCACTTGGTTGCGATAGTATCCGAACACTAACGCTTACGGTGCTTCCAAAATCTGTTCTTACAATTACTGAAACAATTTGTGAAGGCGATAGCTTCCTTGGCTACAACCAAACCGGGACTTACATTGACACCTTGGTTGCAGCAAATGGTTGCGATAGCATACGGACATTAAACCTAACTGTATTGCCAAGTTCCAGAACAACTTTAGTTGAAACAATTTGTCAAGGTCAAACATATCTTGGCTATTCCATTGCAGGCACATATGTTGATACATTGGTTGCAGCAAATGGTTGTGACAGTATCCGAACGTTGGTGTTAAATGTAGATACTCAACCTCGTCCGAATCTTGGACCCAACAAGGAATTGTGCACAGGTGATACCTTAGAACTATATCCGGGATTATTTTCCGCCTATTTATGGCAGGATAATTCAACCAATGATCGATTGGTTGTAAACCAAACAGGTACTTATTCAGTAACTGTAACCAATGCCTGTGGTTCTGCATCCGATGAAGTGATGATCCGAAGTGTAGACTGTGTCATTCTCTTCCCCAATGCATTTACACCAAATGGTGATGGCAGAAACGATCAGTTTAAAATTTTGAATGCATTTAATTTGCAAGACTACTCGCTTTCGGTTTATAACCGATGGGGACAGATGGTTTATTCATCTACTGATTTCCGACAAGGATGGAATGGTGAAGTAAAAGGCAAGCCACAAGATCCCGGCACATTTGTATACTTCTGTAAATACATAAAAGATAATATTCCCGTAACAACAAAGGGCAGCTTTATCCTGATCAGATAA